The Bacteroidota bacterium genome includes a window with the following:
- a CDS encoding adenine phosphoribosyltransferase, whose translation MANDQLLGAIRTVPDFPKPGIQFKDITPILKDVELLRQAVKSLAAPFEQANIDKVVGMESRGFILGAMLADHLGAGFVPVRKKGKLPYQTIAETYALEYGTDELEMHIDALTPGERVLIHDDVIATGGTAAATANLVKRSQGHILGYSFLIELAFLNGKAKLSETVHAVLTY comes from the coding sequence ATGGCCAACGACCAATTGCTTGGTGCCATTCGCACTGTACCTGATTTTCCCAAACCCGGGATTCAATTCAAGGATATTACGCCCATTCTCAAAGACGTTGAATTGCTGCGTCAGGCCGTTAAGTCGCTTGCCGCACCCTTTGAGCAGGCAAATATTGATAAAGTTGTAGGGATGGAGTCACGTGGATTTATTCTGGGCGCCATGCTTGCCGACCACCTTGGCGCAGGATTTGTACCCGTAAGGAAAAAAGGGAAACTGCCTTACCAGACCATCGCTGAAACCTACGCGCTCGAGTATGGCACAGATGAACTGGAGATGCATATTGATGCGCTTACGCCAGGCGAACGGGTACTGATTCACGACGATGTGATCGCTACCGGTGGCACAGCCGCCGCAACCGCTAACCTTGTAAAACGGTCTCAGGGGCACATTTTAGGGTATAGTTTCCTGATTGAACTGGCTTTCCTTAATGGCAAAGCAAAACTATCTGAAACTGTTCACGCTGTCCTTACCTACTGA
- a CDS encoding SDR family oxidoreductase: MDLGLKNRIALVAGASDGLGYATAAALLGEGCRVVICSRSKERIDAAAARMAAACGVPSDQILPIVCDVTDEDSIMRMLFETTEQWGGLDILVTNAGGPPAGYIDNFSADQWRSALELNLISTINLCRHALPLLKKAAASPDPVARILMVTSVSARQPIPNLYLSNTSRAGVQGFAKSLSLELGPLGITVNTIMPGYTKTARLNDLSKAIQSQTGQSEAEIEAGWAEDNALKRLGEPEEFAAAAAFLVSKPAAYITGIGMVVDGGRVKNLL; encoded by the coding sequence ATGGATTTAGGTCTAAAGAACCGGATTGCCCTTGTTGCCGGCGCAAGCGATGGTCTTGGCTATGCAACCGCTGCTGCGCTACTGGGGGAAGGATGTCGGGTGGTAATTTGCTCGCGAAGTAAAGAAAGAATTGATGCTGCTGCCGCACGTATGGCCGCGGCGTGTGGGGTACCGTCCGATCAGATATTGCCTATAGTTTGCGACGTGACAGATGAAGACAGCATTATGCGAATGCTGTTCGAAACTACGGAGCAGTGGGGAGGACTGGATATCCTGGTGACAAATGCCGGCGGACCACCGGCCGGATACATCGATAATTTCTCTGCAGACCAATGGCGAAGCGCACTTGAACTGAATCTGATCAGTACCATCAACCTGTGCCGGCACGCGCTGCCGCTGTTGAAAAAAGCAGCAGCCAGCCCCGACCCGGTTGCACGTATCCTCATGGTGACCTCTGTTTCTGCTCGTCAGCCCATTCCCAATCTCTACCTCTCTAATACGTCCCGCGCCGGCGTGCAAGGGTTTGCAAAGAGCCTTTCCCTGGAACTGGGGCCGCTTGGCATCACAGTGAATACCATCATGCCAGGCTATACAAAAACGGCGCGTCTAAACGACCTGTCGAAAGCCATCCAGTCGCAAACAGGTCAGTCGGAAGCGGAAATTGAAGCGGGATGGGCCGAAGACAACGCGTTAAAACGATTGGGTGAACCTGAAGAATTTGCAGCAGCAGCAGCATTTTTAGTGAGTAAACCCGCGGCATACATTACCGGCATCGGTATGGTGGTAGATGGCGGACGGGTCAAAAACTTGCTTTAA
- a CDS encoding RidA family protein translates to MRSTVRTDQAPAAIGPYSQAILANDTLYCSGQIAIEPETGTLVTSSIEAETELVLENLGAVLRSVQMSFDNVVRCTVYLTDMNDYAVVNEVYARYFREDPPARETVAVQALPRGARVEISCIAVR, encoded by the coding sequence ATGCGTTCTACCGTTAGAACTGATCAGGCCCCTGCTGCAATTGGCCCTTACAGTCAGGCAATCCTGGCAAATGATACCCTCTATTGCTCTGGCCAAATCGCCATTGAGCCAGAAACGGGCACGCTGGTAACTTCCTCGATTGAGGCAGAAACTGAGTTGGTACTGGAGAATCTGGGGGCAGTATTGCGTTCCGTTCAGATGTCCTTCGATAACGTGGTGCGCTGCACCGTATATCTGACCGACATGAACGATTATGCGGTGGTAAATGAAGTGTATGCCCGCTACTTCAGAGAAGACCCGCCGGCGCGTGAAACGGTGGCCGTGCAGGCACTCCCTCGTGGTGCCCGCGTTGAGATCTCCTGTATTGCGGTGCGCTAA